From the Porites lutea chromosome 5, jaPorLute2.1, whole genome shotgun sequence genome, the window TCAGTATAAAATGCTAAATTGAgataatgcatttaaaaaagACTTCTAACATTGAGTTTCGGTGAGTCATTTTGccgcaaaaataataataaaaaaatatgttaagcGATTTTCAGTCTTGAAATCCAAGTGACGGGGCAGGCAGCTACGTGGCAAGCAACGCGGAAAAGAACAACATAAATCTGAGTACGTGACCTAGCAAAAACCGACAAACTCCGAAAATGTCCCTTATAAATTCTTCCGCCTTGGTGATAAACAGTGGGACACAATTATTGTAGTCATCGGGGCCGTGGGGCCGGTATGCCTTCTACCTTAACTCAAACGTACAAAATCAAAAGAAAGTTTCGAACTTTGTGAATGGATCAAAAACTTTTCTCCACTGATTTGCAGTTAGTGTACGTGAATTAAAGGCGTTTGCAGTCCTCATTCCATTGACCTCTTTATAGAGGGCACATTTTGACTTTATTTGCCTACCTAATGAATCTTGTCCTGTTGGAAAACAGCAAATACGATTAAGATCATTTTTTGAATGACTGAGTCATGACAACCGTCAAAAATTTCAGCTCTGCAGTGATTACGTGTCCCGTAATCTGTTTTAATGTAGAATAACGTTAATAAAGTTTGGATTATTGagtcactgaatctttaactaTTGATTCACTAATACCCGTGTCTATAAAACATTAGTCACACTCATCAAATGTGCCCGATAAACTGTATATAGCGCTAGCGCCGGCCTCATCAATTATTACTTTATATTCACTCAGGAAcacaagaatcaggtctgtgcaatatttcatatgcgagatattcgggaAAAGTTTTAccaaaatttataaagctttgtagtgacgccatgtttgtgtcccttacAAGGgtacaaatatggccgccggaaaccaacagaaacatctgttttggAGTTTTCCtgctaatgcgtgaattcttcgcttgaggaactcattaagattaaagtaatatttattctcagacaaggaatgtttagatagcaaaatttcccaaaatcggtaatgtttttaacccacataagagcttccCTGGCcgtcagctaaatgccgcgtcacgcaaaagcctggaaattcaagcgtccagtgtcgcaaaacgaagaacccttttgaaccccggggtgaaaaccaagaataccGAAAAGCTCTTGTGCGGGCACGACAACCATGCCGCATAGGGCTTCTGTTCTCACATAACAGCTTGAACGTTTATTTGggtgcgatttctgtaacgaagcGAAACTGTGCCGCCCCGATCTCTGAAGTGGAGCATCATGCGATCACTTATCGGGTAGGTTCTGTACCTcactttggtgcagtgtgaacaggGATATTCGGACCGTAGCGGAAGTGAGCAAAGAATGGAATCCACTGAGACGGAAGGAAATACTCcggagtgaggactgggatttagttcaccaagccctctcggccaaccgctcAGTCCGTCACGATCGTCGATGCGCGTAAACGACTTGTTCCATTACTGTGCTGTTGCTGTAAATCATACTATACCCGACAGATTTTCGTGTCGATACAAAATACGATATAGTGTGTGCATAGCCTAAGGTCTGGTTCATCGCCAAATCGGCGTGCGCTGCCTCCCGGGCAGTTTCACGAAACTCGCGCTATTAAAAAAACTGCTTCGGGCTCGAATATAGTGAAGTATGCTAGGCATATTTATAGGTTTAACTGTAATTTACTAAAGCATATATTATTATGATTGGCAATGTCGCTCTAGAAACGGGCGTTACGCTAGATTTGGTTACTCTTAATTAACATACATTCCAGGTTCAAATGTATATCCAGACAGTTTTCTAAGTAAAATTCTTACTACCCAGTGGACCAAACATCATGAGTGGTCAGGTTGAAACTCTGGGCGCTTTaattccatttagtcaaaattttcggaaatttcgGTTCGGTAGaaaatggaacacgtttcgtccgttcgtcccactggaaaattcccggaAAAGATGGAAAATCTGAAAAGTTGGGCCCGTTTTCCCGGTCGGAACTTTCCGAACGGAatttcgtgttccatttacacgtTTCTAGTACTTTATACAAGTTTCAATTGTTACCAACTCGGCAGCCATCTTAGTGTCCCATCGGGTAACGGGCTCAGCGCCGTTCCTGGGTTTACGatcaaatggaacaactttttacctaTCGGAAAATCCACTTTTGTTCCCACTGAAATTTCCGGATTTTTTACCTTAATGGAAAGCGCCCTCTTTCTCTCCTAACTTGCTTGAAAAGCTGCAAACCACAAACCCCCTCCctcactccccccccccccgccccaccaCCATTGCGATCTTCCGATACCAACAGTTTATTTCGGTCACGAATGATCACGCGAACTGATGGCGTGAGCAATATAATACCCTCACTTGACATTATCCTATGATAGGTACGCTTATCTCCTTTTCAGTCTCTTATCGAAAAAATGTCGCGTTCACGCGAAACACGAACGATGTGCATCTCTGCCGCGGATTGGACAGGCGAGGAAAATTTACGATGCATCTGAACAAATCTACCCGGGCGGTGTTACAGGTAACTGCACCAACGCATTCTCGTCATACGTGACTTGCACCATGGAGAGAATATCACGAGACATTCCTAGCGCACTTTTGTCATGACCGAGAATCTAAACTGAGTCAGACTAAGCAATGTCTAACTTGGGCATCTTAGCTTCCGTGTTTTGGACAACTGAAACAAGTCATTCCAGGGTTTAGCTTTGAAAGACAATTGCCAAGACATCAGTTACGTTTACTACGAGGGAACGCATGCACGTTActagaaaaagaaatcaaatttaATTTGGAAATATattatctgtttatttttgagtgtTCCAATTTAACAACAAAAGAATGATCATCTCTCCATTGAAGTGTGTCCAATGTGCCTCGATCACGTCTTGCAGTTTAAAAATATCTTAGTCAGTAAAAATTCGTTTCCGTATTTCAACAATTACTTCTATTTATGGGTACATAGAGGTCAAGCAATCTGTAGCCAAGAAAATTCTCTTCAATTGTGGGGTGCTAGTCTGAAGAACATCTTCCTGTTTTTTAAGCCCCCTCTCTGGTTGTTTTGATCACGTTTTGATAGCATACTGATCAAATACTGAGCAAAGGTAGCCTAAGGAGGGCACGTACATTGTCTTTCCACCAAGGATTACATCATCCAAATTTTTTCATCCGTAAAATTTGTACACATTTTAAACGCTTgatattttcagaattttttttttgctgtgcaGTTCTGCATTAGAAAATTCCCGCCTTGTCGAAGGTTCCTACCTCGGGGTTGACCTTAGTCCTTCGTGCAAATCAATTGTGCCTGAAAGAGCGATTGATCGTGCATGATCATGACATTTTTGAATTCAGGAAAGTGTtcatatgcaaaaaaaaaaaaaagaaaaaaagaaacacttacTGTAAATTTTATATTTACTGACTCATAACCGAATTGTCACGGTCTTTAGCCCAATTCCAGGTTTGGCGAGACATTCCATTGAAACGCTTCCTGTTGGAAGCATTGCCACTAGTCTTCAGTAGCCTGTCCCAGGCTCTCGGTCAGTGCAGACAAACGAAAAATGTGGGAGAGCAGTGCCGCTTTACCCACTATCTTGAAGCCTCGAGCAGTTTACCTGTTCAGCTTGCAGACGTTTCGACTTGGTATGCGCAGGAAGGTGAAACCAAATAAATTAATCAaattaggcccggttcagaaacttttcatgagcggaacctaatacattgaattaagttcatgaaaagttcgacgtctgaatcaattaagaacgcctgtttcaatttggaacggctcagccgttcttttccgCTAGCCCAGCCGGGAATTTCGCCTCTGGggcgactttggaacggctttgattcagacgccggcAAGcgtttcatgtaccgaacctaaagCATAAATTATCATAACGTCGTATTTCGTAGGCAGTTTGatcgaaatgagcattttcctcattttgaacttagttcagctgcatttaagatcggcgtctgaatcaatccagccggtctaaataatttgggtcggccttaattcgattGATAGGTtccggctcatgaaaagttcagcgtCTGAACGGGGCCTTGCTATGCTTATTAAAAAAAGACAGCTGAAAAGAATAAGCAAAACATGCCAGAATAAAGGAGCCAATACTCATAGTTTTATCGTAGATGAAATAATAGGAAAAAGTGTGCACAACCCTGAAATAGCAGAGCTGAAGTAGATGACGTAGAGACCGTAGACGATGCGGGTCCATATATCATAGATGTTATAGTATTTAATTAATAACTGGTATTGTCTAGAGGTTTGGGTTGTagtacaaattatttttaaaacatttactgAAGCTTACAACTTATCGATTGTATCTCGCGCCATAAATGACTTTGGATCGTTGTTTTGATTGTGCCGGAATGAAAGAAATGGGGACGAGTGGAGATCAGCAGGACGACAACGAATCTGTTATTCTGCTATTGCCTGATATATCAGCTGTATTTGACGATCACACGATTTTGTTATCAAGACTGGCTAATCGTTTTGGCGTTAGAGACACTGCTCTTAATTGGTTCCGTTTTTGTCTTGAGTCACGTAATTAAAGCAGTTTATTTCTATTAATGATATTGAATCGTCAATGCCGGAAGCACGTAGTACTACGGGTAATTCGTCCTTTACTGTATTCGGTTTACACAGGGTAGGATAACCTCTCTTACTTTACACCTACATTTCCTGTGCGTGATATAGCCAGAAAGCATAGCATACGTATATATACCATTTCAGCTGTATGCAGATGATAGACCCATGATACACAGCTGTCTGCAGCTGTACATCCGTAGTTTAGCACTAACTGTCCTAACCATCTATCTCAGGAACTCTGAGAAGAAAGTCGAGCTATGTGTTAAGGGTATTGGCAACTGGATGCTGCGCAATAAACTTAAGCTAAACCAAATCCAAATTGGAAATGGTATTATCAGTTCCAGTGAGCATGCCAGCAATCAACAgagtgtcccaaaagttcgttcctctactttataagtctgtaaTGCGGTACGATTGGAGTTTGGTAAGGAAATCACGGCGTCAAATCGTTAAACTCACTattgtgccatcttttgactaTATGAATATttgaatattcgatttgtgtacttccgCGCCAAAGGTCTGAAAGGTGCGTGGGCGCGAGTATATTTTCCGCCacactttttttgcatttttcaataGTCTGACTCGAACTCATCACTTTGTTTTTTGTGATCATGAAAGATAAACCCCCCGTAAGACAAAAAACGTTCAGCTACGTGAGAGCATTTAAAAAGCATGCATGTTTCGATTTACCAGCTTATCAGTTGAAGAAACTGCtaaaaagctggaaaaatccgaatgttgggtgAGAAAATCATCATGGAGAAACGAAGGTTTTGAAGGTAACAAAAAAGAGTATGACCGAAAGTCCTCATAAAGTAGCAAAAgtagttttaaagaaggctagATACAAAATAAGAAACTCGACGAGGAAGCTATCACAACCGGTTAGCAAGCCATGTGTAGAACAGGTTCATGAAAAGCGAAGGTTAGAGGCCTGTGAGATGGCAAAAAACCCTCTTAATTCTTAATTCTGGTAAGCTAGTTATCGATGCGCTTTATTTTGGCTTACTTTGATTGTGACGTGAGGCATCGGCGACTTGACTGTGATTGTTGAGGCATTGACTTTGATTGTTACCTTCAAACTGCTACCTTGCCTGCGTTGCTCTTGGTATCTTCAgagatttaaattttttttcctaaaaggGGGTCTAATTTCAGAGGTCGATTAAAGTCGAGACAAAACATACCGCGAGTGGGCGGATACGATCCATATAAAACTAAATAACGTCCCTTCCCCTCTCTCCCAAATCCTCCTCCCTTTTTCCCTACCTCCCCATCCCCCTTTCGACGCTTCTAAGGCAGAATGAATAAACCAGCAAAtaattagcctgtgccaggctctcagatagtatagtgggaacgtattaaaacgagcaaagcgaaaataagacgcgcacgacttgggaaagggggcggtggcggcgggaaaaatgggagaatttaaaaaaattttttttttttaaaactaaactagtgagcagcactctgcgaactgttgctgtaaaacttgtttattctcctacgcgtttcgtcgAACTgacgtagacttcttcagggagatttacaatcaaatactaaacgcctgtatttaagccataatatgactaaaaataatgatggtcgcaaacattgaaggtttggccggatttacgaaaaggaacaggcgcagctgtgaaattttttaccGAGGGGTAAGAAtactttggggccacggttttagctaaaaccgtggcccccAAAAAACTTACTTACAAAGATTAGCTAATGTTACAGTAGCTTTGTAACATACGGTACAGTCTATTTCTGGCATAATCCTGTTGATTACATTCCTAATACGTGCGTGACTGCAATTAAAAGTAGTCTTGAATACAGTAGCCCGCTGAGACCTATTCTTAGCTTTCTGCAAAAGCCACTTCTTTCTGTCGCTGTATCGTATTTCGCGAAATAGTGGTAGCAAAAATGCAAACGGATACCCTCTCAACCGTAGTCGCTTCCAGAATCTATCCCTAGTCTCCGAAAAAGATTTAAAGGAAGAACTGTTTCTATCATACCTCATTAATTCCCCTTTAATAAAGGCTTTCTTATTGCTGggacaggagccgattactggaTCTGAATGGGGGGTCCAcatgtcggttgtcggttaaagtTTTATTACTTTGTCGGTAACTCTAGGTTAATGATTgaaaaaacaagttaattattaatattcttTATTCAATGCACACAGTTTAAACTCTATACGAGGGTAACACTTCTTCATTCCGCGTAGATTAAGTATTTAATTACAATGGAACCTTATCTAAAGTCTGTTTTGCTTGAGCTGCGCGATCGTTTACGCCACTTTGAGAAGTCTTTGGCCAGTTCTTCCCACTTCACAGACCAGCGAAGTAATCAAGAGAAATAAGTGGTCGAAGAGGAAAGGCCCAATCTAGCGTTTGAGATGAACTTTGGTCACTGAAGTCTGTTTCCTGGGTAATGAGCGCTCGCTTTCCTGGATTTTCTCCGAAAAGGAGGAGAAACAAAGGCGCATGCACCATCGGTCTGAAATGAGCTTGAGTTGCTGGCACGAAATAGGCAGTCCTCTACTGACATGCCAGGAAAAAAGCGAAAATCGAACCTACACTATTTTATAACAATTTAACACAAGCAGTTTGATGACAGGAAATTCTATAAATAACCAAATTGGGATTTAAAATGATTTACCTTCACACCTGCATACTTTTGATGAAATGAGTAATTAAAAAACTCGATTTACTCTGAGTTAAAAAATCCCTGCAATTTTGGACcatgtcggttgtcggttaataTTTTCCCCGTTCGTTGTCGGTACTATTTTtctcgttttgtcggtagtcagttaTTTTTTTCGCCCGGTTTGTTGCTAGTCGGTTAACCTCATTCACACCCTCGATGAAAAAAGGTGAGCAAGTTTTCACGTAAAAATTGTTATGTGAGTAATTGGATTCGGCTTTCCTATGATCTAAAGAAATATGAGGatccgcctggatcgatctgcaTTATTCTTGACTAAACCGATAATTgctaaaaatgaataaataacttaattaattaatcaagcAGCAAACCAAGAAAGGAAGGgaagcgcgggctcatttttcaaAGGCGGTCCTCGCGAGGACCTGGGAACTACGTTAGCGCATGTCCCGTCTTTTGCTTGTAGTTGTCACAGTTGGGTTCATCGTGAtgctttgtttgtcttgttgaGGTGCTTAAAGTTATAATGGGTGAGTATATATGCACTATAAGCGAACAGTAGTGGTTTCATAAGCTTTTGTAAGCCGATGATGTTAACATACATCTTTGATCGTTTACAATATTACATGATATTACAAGTGTCCGTACTACCCCCAGGGAAGgcattttgcattttaaaattCCTTACTTATCCATTAACAGCTGAGCCGCTGTACCTGCCTgtgcaaataaaaaattcttcaaactgtaaataatCATCCCCTTGAGCTAAACGGTTTTAAATTAAGTGCTCACAAACTTAACCAAACAAGAAACTTTAGTAAAGCATTTATACAGAACTTTTTATGTGCAGTTTATACCCTACAGTCAAGGCCTTTTCAGGCTTTCTAGAGATAAGTACACTCAGTTACTGTTTATTTGTCCTTGTTAAACTCAAGGGTGCATTTCTGGGCCCATGGTGGTAACTCTGGATTTCAAATGACAGGGATGACCAAATGGggctaaaaatcaaaaccccaaaaaatcccagggccgagttgttaaaagctgggttaagataacccagggttagtgcgagatttgaattaagatttgaaagcttaaaaaccatttcagttttaattgtttttgtctacaagttgatgattggaagctcttaaaataacagagaaaattatcccgagaaaatgcttttgaacacaagaaaaagaaaccagggttaaaGTAAACTCTGGGTTAAGGGCTTATCGGGCTTCGAACTTCTGGGCgttggaccaaaaattaacccccaaaaaatcccatgccgaactTCTGAGCCTTAAAAATCTACAGCTCTTGAGGAAAACAAGTTTGGTTGACCTTTAATCACAGAACTATGCAGGCACTTCCACAAATCTTTAGATTATTCTGAGTAGCCAAagaaatccctacttaaatctaATCTAGCCACCCAGAAAAATACTTGCTGAATTTTCCTACCCCAAAAAGTCCTGGAATTGAAAGTTtcaacccccccaccccccccaaaTTCCTTTGACCATctctgtcacttgaaatctggagcaCCACCGCCCCTGCCCCTGTCTGGATATGTCTGTTTGGCGCTTTTTACAGAATTTGTCCCCGGTAGTCACTAATTTACACATGACCAGGCAGAGAGAAAAGATTGGAACAACTCATTTACATAAAGTAAATACAAAGGGTATCATTGTCTGGTATTAAACAAGGCAATCCAGCCCAGGTTTGTAGGTTAACCAAGTTTGTGCCTACTCACAGTGATGTTAATTGACAGTTAATAGAATAGGTGGTGGTACATTAAGAGGGTTTTGAATCCAAGCATGACATGAATAGTAAATATGCATTATTAACCAAGTGAGAGGTCAATATCAAGCTTTATATTGGCCAAGTtaattcttctcttttctttttatggacCAACACAAAGTCAAAGTCAATgacattaaaatatgaaaaaagaacTGGGCCAATATTCAGCAATCCACTTGACCTCAGTCTGGGTCAATAAGCATTCATTTTATGGcaaaaaagccaatttttttcccaaaatggGAAATCCCAAGAAGACAAGATAGGTCCATCTTGCCTCCTCAGGTAGCTAATCAGAACATGGGATTTGCTTTATCTTTCTACCCACAGATTCAGCCATACAGTGATTTCTTGCCTAGGACACCATTAGGAACTTTTGTGGTACATACATTGTTGGCTGCTTAACGACCCATTTCTTTACCTTATATCTTGACCAGCTGTGCCTTATTGATTTCACTGTTTGTGCTTCTGAGAGATGTTTCGGTTCATGTGGCTAGAAATTAAGAATTATGGAGGATCTGTCAATGCTATGTTTTGTCAGTAGTATATCGATTGGTTCAAAATATTGCTTTCTGATTTTTGGTAGAGATGCAATCCCTGAGTGCTCTTCAGCCcattaaaaattaacaaaaaaagaaaactgtgcAGACCCACTTGCCTGCAGCTATGTTAATTTCTCAAGTGTACCCTCATAGATTCTATATTGATTTGAAAAAACGAATCTGTTAGTCATTGCTCCGGCCTCCCAATTATCAGGATCCCATAAGCTGGAGTGAGCAACTGCAACAGCGTTTTCACAGACCAGTATAtttttttagatcaattttcCTGTAACTTTTGACTATAAAATAAGTCTTACAAATCAGTTAGCAAACATCAGAGACAAAAATAGTAGTTGTGATATTGAATTTTGTATGCATTTACTTTGCCTTTTTGGGATTATCATTCTATGGATGCTCACATGTAAGGAACAGTGCTTTCATTTTTGTGggaaaaaatatttccaaaatgaTGCTAAAAATATGCTCTGTGCAAATGCCATTGCATAGGCTACATAAGTATGGGAGTTGCACTATCCAGGTTTTTGGCTCCTGTCATTATTCATAGAACTCCCTTTTCTCCAAGATAAATTAAACTTCCACAGTAATCCTTTCAAAATATCTTTTCACCAGCTCTGGGCAAGTGTGAATGACAGGATGACTACTCACTGTTGTGCAATTTTGAGGATCACTCTACCCAGAGATGAGTTGCAACACCATAATCTCTCTTGGTTGCAATGCTTCTTCTCTGGCTGCTTGGGCTCCCTGTGGATCTTGCTCCTTTTACCCTGTGTCTATGGCAATAACTCTGGCAAGAGGTGATCTTTTTACTTTATTCTATATTAATCAAGTTGCAAATTAGCCGATggtgttatttttaatttcttttttattgatgATCTTACTTAATAGTAGTTTAATAGTAGTTAATTTTATCACCaacattcatttattttaaattatctTCTGGTACATTTTTTACCAAGATCATGTAATTGATAAAATTTCCTAAGCTGTCTGCTTGTCTGCCTGTCTGTCCagttgaatagtagcacagttcctgGCCCATGaaacagtcaattttgcttcactaactgatagtttcattgtattattctcaaaattattgaaactttgctCTTGAATGCAGacacaacaaacacaaaacagcttTCCGGGTCCGAAAAGGTACTGTTcaaactttcgagaaacaggccccagaTCACACATGTCCTGTATTTCCCTTGACCTTGTTTTCATGACATCCCTATTATCTGTTTTTGCAACATCCCtcctatctgagagcctggcacaggctaacaGCTGTCCcgaaaacacagaaaaaatgACACCACAGGTCAGAGACTGCCTCACAAGGCAATTTTCTAATTTCTAGTGAcgaataattattattccagCTAAATAAGGCTGTTCCAATTTAGTTAATAAAATTAGCATCATCAAGGACATGTATATCATAGCATGTATAATAAGCTATGACAACCTGACTCTCTTCCATTCTGGGAGAGGTTTGACCTGCACTTGGTACATTTTTGTGGTCTGTAGTGAATTTAAAAAATCACAGAAACTTCAATGAAATTTGCTTAATGAAATCTCTCTTCTTACTTCTCTTTCACTTTCGTGAGACTGTCCCCCCccgggggtacttccttataagagggtTATAGGGAAGtgctgctggatggggtcgcattttcaaaaCTGGAGTGAAGTTATAATGGGGTAGCATTTTCAacagagttactagaatggggtcgcacattttcggatttttgggataagaaagttcttcatatttacggttatcaaacgtaccagaatgtgtaaatctaaaaaatgggtcaattcattttaggatgaTCTATTTAAACGGATTGCcaaggtagatacataaatagaaagtgactaagctggaatcgcgaaaattacatttgcccaaaagtgaaggtctataattggccaaagAATAGACTAAAATGGGGTaagggctctgagaggccagcggcacacacctagcaaaaattaacccaagtaccaccaccctccccccccccttccggGTTTACTGCGTGACATCAGTGACTTGAACGCTGGTGGTTGCGTTACACTTGTGATTCGCCGGAGGAAACGGAGGACAGGTTAGTCCGTCTGGTCGAAAATGAACTCGAAAACGACGTTGTCCTGCGATTGTACTTTTTTCTCAAACCAAAGAACTGGATTGATTTTGTTGCTCGTCTAAAGTCCCGTTTGAGAAAAGTGTACAATAGCGGGTTAAGAAGATTAGTACTGAAcctcaaaaataacaaaatcacGTCAGCCCAGAAAGGAATCCCCGTTCGGTTTCCTAGATCTTCTTGTAGCGAGGCGAAGAAATAGTTAAACCATGACAGAACAAAGACGCAAATCATGGCGCCATAAATAAGAAGcgcttttctttccttccttgCGTTGCGCGCCATGCACTTTGAAGAAAGATGCGACACGTCCCGCTTTATTGCCTGGACGTGTTTTCGAAGCGTGTAGAAAATATGAAGATACGCCACCGCCATTACAACGAGTGGAAGTACTGCTAACAACCCAAGACAAATAAAGTCGTAGATGAGTTCGTCTCTACTTGGTTTCGGGGCGTCTGGGTCCAGAATTGATAGCTGAATAAGCGAGACAAAAAGCGATAACATCCACAACGCGAGTAAAATTGCCAAGCAGGTTTTCTTGTTCATCACAGAGGTGGTACGCATCACCGAAAGCACGATCGTGGAATATCTTTCCATAGTTATCAGCAACAGATGCAACACAGTCGATACCGATAGAAATCTCTGACCCAAGTCCATGGCAATGCAGATATTTACGCTCATATGAGTGCTACAGGCTATGATGAGTGGGATGGCGTACAATCCAGAGAACATATCAGACACGGCCAGACTTGCCAAACACAAATTAGTTACAGTCTTCAGGTAGTCCCGGGTGATGACGAGATAAATGACCAAGGCGTTAATAATGATTATAAAGAGGCCCAGTGTACTGAGGGTAACATAAATTGCTATCATAGAGGCGCTCAATTCGGATTGAAACATGTCCATTTGGTCGCTGGGCGAAGAATTGTTGTTTGTGCTGTTCCAAACCAATGATCGTTGTTGCTCCATGCCTTCTCAATCTCCTCTGTCTGGTCGAAAAAAAGCTATCAAACTGTGTACTTTAACGCACCTatgaagaaaaacgttttaagaGACAAACAAAAACTGGATTTACTTCACGGAAACCTTTGTCTGGATTCCAGGGCTAATTGCATGGTCTTTTATGTTGGGCGTTTGTAATTAAAATATTAACTTTTAAGTGGAAGTTAATTCGTCGCCATTATCTAATGGGCCAATCACGACTGCCTTCATGTTTGACTAGTTTAATGTATTAATGT encodes:
- the LOC140937987 gene encoding histamine H2 receptor-like, encoding MDMFQSELSASMIAIYVTLSTLGLFIIIINALVIYLVITRDYLKTVTNLCLASLAVSDMFSGLYAIPLIIACSTHMSVNICIAMDLGQRFLSVSTVLHLLLITMERYSTIVLSVMRTTSVMNKKTCLAILLALWMLSLFVSLIQLSILDPDAPKPSRDELIYDFICLGLLAVLPLVVMAVAYLHIFYTLRKHVQAIKRDVSHLSSKCMARNARKERKALLIYGAMICVFVLSWFNYFFASLQEDLGNRTGIPFWADVILLFLRFSTNLLNPLLYTFLKRDFRRATKSIQFFGLRKKYNRRTTSFSSSFSTRRTNLSSVSSGESQV